Genomic DNA from Sphingobium sp. V4:
TCCTCTCCTAAAACTTTCCAGGCCGGTCCTTTTTGGATCGGCCTTTTTTTTGGTCAGGTCGCGGCCGGGCAGGCATCCGCCGGCCGCCCGAGCGCCCTATTCTCCAGGAACGGGCGATCGGTCAGCGAATCGAGGAAAGCGAGCAGCGCCGGCATGTCGATGCCCACCAGCTGGGCAGCGGCATGGCGCCGAATCGCCGCTTCGATGCTCCGGCTCTGGCCGTCGTGCAGCCACGGCCCCGTCACCGCGACGTTGCGGAGCGAGGGCGTGCGGAAGCGTTCGGGCGGCGGCTCGAAGCCGGGCGGGGGAGGCTTGCCGCCATAAGCGCTGCTGTCGATTTCACCGGGCGCGGCCGTGCCGACATAATGAACCTTGCCGTCGGTGAAATCTGCGCCGCCATGGCAGGAGGCGCAGCCGGACGCCGCGAATTGCGTGGCGCCCTTGCGGGCGAGCGGTGAAAGTGCGCCCCGGTCATGCGCGCTGCCGAAGGAGATCATCGTCCGCTGGAATGCGCCCAACGCCGCCGTCACCTTCGCATAGGTCGCGCCGCCCTGCGCAGTGGGGAAGGCGCGGACGAACAGGCGGCGATAGCAGGGATCGGCGTCAAGGCGCTGCCCCAGTTCGGCGTCGATGCCGGCCATGCCCATCTCGACCGGCCTGGTGCCGGTCATCGGCACCATCGCCTGCGCCTCCAGCGTGGTAATGCCGGCCTCGGTCCAGGTGAAGCCGGAGCGCCAGGCGACATTGGCGAGGCCCGGCACGTTGCGGACACCCATGTCGCCGGTGACCCCGGCATGGGTGGGCAGGCCATCGCTGAAGCCGCGCGCCTGCTGGTGGCAATCGGCGCAGGCCATGCTGCCGTCTCGCGACAGGGCGCGATCGTAGAAGAGGCGGCGCCCCAGCGCGACCTTGGCGGCGCTCATGGGGTTGTCGGCCGGGAGGACGGGAGCAGCCACGCCGGCGGGCAGGTCCTGCCATTGCCAGTCCGGCCCGGTCGCCATCACGCCGGTCGCCAGCAACGCCGTCGCCCCGATGATTGCCGCTATGCCAACCCGCATGGCCTTTTCCCTTCGCCGCGCAAGACGAACGGAGGCTGGCCGATCCGCAGGGAGACGTAAAGGAGGGCGGTCATTGCAGCGTGGAAAAAGCAGTGCAGGATCGCGGCATCCCCTTCGATAGCCGGATCACCGAAATGCGCTGTCACCCGACGCGAGAGCTTTGCGCCGCATGGGAGGAAAATGACAGGAAAATTTGGTGGACGCACTAGGGCTCGAACCTAGGACCCGCTGATTAAGAGTCAGCTGCTCTACCAACTGAGCTATGTGTCCAAAACGACCGAAATCCGCAGATTTGCGTGCGTTGAAGGCCTGCTAGCACTTGGTTTTGAGGGTGTAAACCGGATTATTGCGGTTTGACGGCACTCGTCTCACCGTGTCTCACTAAAGCGTTATAAAACATCATGAAAGTTCCAGGCGTTGGATCATGCCATTGCCAGCCATCTCACCCAAGCGCAGCGAATGTGTGGCCAAAAGTGTGGCCAAAAACTCTTGCCCGAAAATCGTCCCCATGCGAGCTTCTTACTCATGGAACGCTTCGAATTTACCCCCCGGTGGCTGGACAATCTGAAGCCCGCCTCGGATGCCCCGCAATATGAGGTGGCCGATACGCTGGTCGGCGGTTTGCGGGTGAGGGTCGGCAGCAAAATCGTCCCCGACGGCCGGTACAAGGGCAGGGCTGCAAATATCTCCTTTATCCTCGCGGCGCGCTTTCCTCCTTCCAAGCAGCCCACACGCAGGGTCATCGGACAATATCAACGTGCTGAAGCGGGCATGACGCTTCAAATGGCGCGAGCCACGGCCGCAACGTGGAAGGAGGCAATTCGAGCGGGAATCGATCCCATGGCCGGCTCCGCTGCAGAGGGGGATGAGGCAAGCACTAACGAATCGGCTGTCGAGGACATTGCGCTTTCAACCTCGGTTACTGATGCTCTCGATCTTTACGAAACGAACAAGCTTGCGCTTCTGGAGCGCGGATCAGGGGTACGACGTGCTCTAGACGGCCGAGAAGGCATTTTGAAGGAGTTGAAGAATCAGCCCATCCGCTCGCTTACGCGGGCGGATCTCGCTCAGCGTATTCGCGACAGGGCAAAGGTCGCGCCGATCTCTGCCAATCGCCAGTTGTCCTACTTGAAAACCTTCCTCAGCTGGTGCGTCGACGAGGAGCTAGTGGATAGCAACGTTGCCGAGACCATCAAGAAGCCATCTTCCGAGAATGAAAGGGACCGCTACCATTCGCTTCCAGAGTTGACGGAAATCTGGGCCGCGAGCGGTAAGTTAGAGTATCCGTTTGGACCGTTAATCCGGCTTCTGATCACGCTTCCAATGCGGCGGGAGGAGGTCGCGGCCATGAAGGTTGCTGAGCTTACGCTTGGCGACGACAAACGACCCCAAGGTGCGGAGTGGGTTCTTCCTGGTGACCGCACGAAGAAGAAGAATGCGCTGCGCGTTCCTCTGTCCGCCCTTTCTCGATCGATCATCAAAGCTGCGATCAACGATCCGGAGCGCCCAAAGGACTCGCCCTTCGTTTTCACGACCACAGCTGAAACCTCGGTCTCCGGCTTCAGCAAAGCGCGTAAACGTCTGGACGACATTATCGCGCAAGCGAGGAAAAAGGTAGCCATAGAGGAGGGCGTGGATGCCGAGGATATGCCGCATTGGGTGCTCCATGACTTGAGAACCACCTTCAACACCCATGCGTGCGAGCGGCTCGGAATCGACGCGGCGGTAGCCGATCGGATCCTCAACCACATGGCGACAGCGACTCGATCTAAAATAATGCGGATCTATAATCGGTCCGAGCTTTACGAGCCTCGGAAACAGGCCCTGGCGGCTTGGGCCGATCTACTGGATGCAGAGGTTTTGAAAGCCAAGCCAAAGCGGAGTCGGAAGCGGCAACAGTCCTCTGCTCCCCGGCTCAATGGCGCTCCCCTTCACCCCGAGGCTTCTGCAACTGTTCTGTAAGCCATCGGATTTGCAATCCAACGAGATACCTCCGACGCATGCCAGCCTGAAGCGTTGTCGCTCAGGGGGAGCTGCTTTGGGAAGGTACCCTTCGCGATTTTCCGATAAACAGTGGCCCGGCTTAGCCCAGTCCTTTGCAGGACCTCGGCAATCCTAAGAATGCGCTCGTCACTTTGCATTTGGCACGACCTAAAGAGGTCTGCCCGCCACCGGCTTATTCTGCCGAAACTACCTCGAATTTGCAACCCGTGTGGCGCAGATCGACTATACAACCTCAAGCCGGTGATCACCCTCAAAGGAGCCCCGTCACGGATTGAGCCAGGGCGCGACCAATTGTGGGAAATTTCCCTTGGTTTCAGCCTCGGCAAGATCATCAGCCTGTCGGTGCGAGAGGTTTTGCGAACCCAGGCAGGTGACAGACGCCAATACCCGTCAATTCTCAGATGGTTGTCTGGGAGTTGCCTCCACGTTTCTCTCCATCGATGCAATCGTCACATTGCCCTTTTGCAAGCAGGAGGCTGACGTTGGCGCCGGGGGGCAGCCAGCATTGCGAACGGCATCGCCGCTTCTTTTTTAGTGCTTGGCGCGTATCAAGAGATTGGCGCTCGCGACCCGGGCTCCCTGCGCGTCGGTAATTTGGGCGCGTATCCTGACTAGCTTTCCGTTGTCTCGGCTATTCACCGTGCCAGGTGATATCACTCCGCCGGACACCCGCAGGAGGCCTTCGTATGCAGGTCGCGCAAGATGGAGATCATTCTCTATCAGGAACGAGTCCGGGCCGGCCCATTCCGTCGCGAAGCGGGCGAAAAGCCCCATGATCTGCATCGTGTTGAGAGAAATCGCCTGCAGGCCTATCGCGCGGGCGTATTCGAGATCATAGTGCGCTGGGTACTGATCCAATGAGACCATGGACCCCAGTGCGGCCTTGTACTTGGAAACTTTGAACATGATGTCGGGTATCGATATCCTATCTTCAGCGGGCGACGAGGGCACTTCGATTCGTTGCACAGCAGCAGCCGCTGGACCGGATTCCTGATCCGCTGTGAAACGGAAGGAGGTGTTGGAGATTTCCGCGATCGCCTCGCCACTCTCGTCAGAGAAGATCAATCTCACGGTGACGAAATGTCCCTTGCCGAGATGTGATTGCTTCTCCTCGCTGATTTGATCGAGGCGTTCCCAGATGGAGAGACGGCTCCCGACCCGAAGGGGTGCAAGATATGTGACCTGATGCCGGCTATTGATGATCTGGTTGCCAGGTAACGGGACGAGAATGGCGAGCTGCGGTAGCCGCTCCCGGGTGCCGGGAGACCATGCCAAGGGCTGACCAAAGGCAAAAAGCATAGCGGGAGGGGCGATCAGAGAACCCCAGGTCGATTTTGCAAAGGTTTCGTCCCAATAACTCGGGTTGCCGTCCTCGATGCTGCTGCAAAAGAGCCGTCCTAGCTCCGCAGAAACCGGAATTTCGGCTTTGCGTTCACGCTCGATGCCAACCATTCCCGCGCCTTCGTCGTAACGTCCCAACCTGAGAGCGTATGGCGCTTTTTGAGCGTCCGTCATGCATTTCTCCACCAACTATATGGGGAGTTTGGCTTAATCCCTTAGCCGGATCAAGCATGGGGATTTCAATGCAAACCAGGAGACACGCGATAGTGCCCGGGGGATAGCCCAAGTTTGGAGGGTTGAAAAAGCCAAGTTTGGGAATTTGTCGGCAGTTTGCTTTCCGCTGTGTCTCCTACCGCTGCAGTCGATTCCACTGACGGTATGGTTGATTTGCCTCGATGATCGTTTACAATCGAGCCGACCGTCTCGACGCAATGCCTTGGATATATCAACGTTATGACAAATAAAGCGTCCACCCTAATGGCCTGGAAAGGGAGGCATGTTTGGTTCGCATGCCGGATCGGACCTCGTTCGCAGAGCTTATCATGACAGGCGTTCTCCCTCTTGCCGGTGGCGTAAACTTCCGAGATATCGGAGGACAACCCGTCAATGGAGGAGTAATTCGCCGTGGCATTGTGTTCCGGTCCGGGCGCCTCAGCCATTTGACCGTCGAGGACCGGGCCGCTGTAGACAGGCTTGGAATCCGGTTGGTTTGTGATTTCAGGGGGCCGGCAGAGCAAACATTGGAGCCTTACCTGTGGTTGCCGCAAGGCGCGCGCCTTGCTGATTGGGGGGCGTCTTCGAGTGGTGATGTGACTGCACTTAGACTGGGTATTGATTCGACGGTCAGCGATGCCCGTGAAGCTATGTTTGATCTCTACCGTAACATCGCTGAGCGGCATGCCGATCGTTACTCCCAAGCAATCAAGGCGTTAGCGGCGGGGGAGGGGCCTGCAATTCTTGCCTGCACAGCGGGGAAGGATCGCACCGGCGCGGCGATCGCGATCGTGATGGGCCTTATTGGCGCATCGCAAGACACTATCGTCGAGAATTTTGCTCTGTCAGCAAAGGTCTTTGACTTCCCTGGGTTGTTCCACAAAGAGGCAGAGCGCGCCGAAAATGAGGGGCGCCTTGACAGCCCCTATCTCGGTCTGGTGCGCAGAGTGCAGCCCGATGCTCTGCAAGCCGTTCTTGCCTCTGAACCCGATTACATCCTCACATGCCTCAATGCGATCGATGCCAATTACGGTTCTCTCCGAAGTTACGCCAAACGACGTCTGGGGCTAAGCGCTGAAAATGTCGGCGCCCTCAAGCGCTTTCTGATCGAATAGATATACGTAGCCTGCCAGGTGTTCCGAAAGGGAGCCGACAGAAGCGACTAGCACCGGTCTGTCCATGTCGGGTTTTGTGCCCTCGGGAGCAGCATCATCTATGCGGTGATCGACGATGCCGACCGAAACGAGGCTTTCGGACGGTCGGTGGCTGAATGGAGAACTCAGGCGCGATTGCGAGTTATGGTCGCGATTGTAATCCTACCCTCATAATTTGTCTTGGCGAAACCATTCAACCATCCGTATGGCTGAATTTGGTTCGTAAGGGGGCTGTAGTGGATATGCAGATCGATGTGGTTGCCCGACTCTTGGGCATACGGGAGAGGGTGCTGCGATCGAGGAGCGTGAAATTTGGTTCGCCAATAGTGGGCGGGGGCCCTTCCTGATGTCGTTGCAGGCGACCTTTTCGCCGTTACGGCACCGCGCGTATCGATGGCTCTGGATAGCTGTAATGTCGTCGAGTTTCGGCAACATCGTACAGATCATGGCCGCCAGTTGGATGATGCTGGACATGGGCTCGTCCGTGATGGTTCCATTTGTCCAGACCGCCGCGAACCTGCCGGCAGTGGCTTTCGGACTGCTCGCCGGCGCGCTTACCGACTCGATGGGCCGGCGCAAGCTGATCCTGGTTTCGCAGATCTTCGCCTTGACCGTCGCGATGCTCCTTCTTCTTGCTGTCACCCGCGGCGCCGTCGACCCGTTTGTCTTGCTCGCGTTTACATTCCTGCTTGGCGCTGCGAACGTGTTATTTCTGCCAGCTTGGCAAACCTCGATCCATGAATTACTGCCAAAGGAAGATCTCGCGGCTGCCGTCGGCCTTAATGCCATCATTGTAAATGCGGCACGCTGCGTGGCCCCGGCATTGGGGGGGATGCTCATGGCCATAGGTGGCGTTCGGGCTGCGTTCCTTTTTAATGCGCTAAGTTACTTTTTGCTTGCGGTGGTCTTGATAGCGCATCCTTGGAACAGTCCCGCAACAGCAGGAAGCCCATTGTTAAGGTCCATCAAGGAGGGGCTACGCTACGTCGGCTCCGATCGGTCGCTCGTATCGATTGTGGCACATGCCTTCGTGTTCTCGTTCAACGTGTCAGTATATATGTCCTTTCTTCCCTTAATTTCGCGCTCGTTGCTCGGCACCAATCTCGACAGCTATGCGCTGGCTCTCAGCCTGTTCGGTTCGGGGTCTGTGCTGGGAGGCCTTTTGGGGACGCGCTTGCGCGGTGTCTTCTCGGGTGCATTGCTATTGGCCGGGTGCATGGGGGCGATGGCACTATGTACGGTTCCGCTGAGCTTCCATGCGATCCCACCAATTATATATGGAGCTCTATTTGTTGCGGGGTTTGGTTGGGTTCTTGCCCTAAGCACGTTGAATTATACATTGCAGATGGCTTCGTTGGCCCAATTTGTTGGGCGTGCACTTTCAATATACCATCTTGCAACTTTCTCGGGATTGGCCCTTGGGAGTGCTCTTTGGGCTTGGGTTGCTACCTGGATAGGACTTGAGCTGACCTTATCTCTTTCAGGCGCCGCCTTAATCGTGGCGGCCTTTGCTTTGCGCCGGTCTGTCGGAGCGATCCCGTCTGTGGCCCAGTAGAGTATGCCGTTTAGCACGAGCATCGGCCATGGCAGGCCAGAAAATGCCGGGTGGCTCATGCCGTTGGCCGGAGGAAGAATTTAGTAGGGTCTCGGGTTTTTGCGGCGACTCCCAAGCTGATATGGACTCGAAATCGAACGCGGTGCCCGCTGTGCGAGACCGGGGATGCTGAAGCGGGGGTTGGACCTGTTCTCAACAAAATTGAATGTTGGACAGTGGGTGAAGTCTCATTCATATGACTGGTGGGTTGAGTGGTCGTTTTGAGAAACCGCTCGCTCGGACAGTGACAATAGCTGGGAGGAGCAGGGATGACGGTAGAGGCGCCGGCTGGCGAGAGTTCCAGGCATCCATCCGGAGCAGGGGAGTGGCGGACGGGATGGCTCCTCGTTCTGGTGGCGATGATCGCGTACGCGTCCGCAACGGTTTACTCATTCAGCTTGGGCCTGTTCATTTCTCCGCTTCAGGAAGAATTCGGCTGGTCGCGAGCTTCAATCAGCGGCGGAATGCTGCTTAGCGCGGTGCTGACAGCGATCGCCGCCCCCTTCGTCGGCCGCCTCATCGATGTGTTCGGATCTCGGCGTATCGCAATTCCGGGCATCACGATCTACTGCGTGGCACTAGCGTTGCTCGCGACAGTATCGTCATGGATTTTCCATTGGTGGGCGCTCTGGCTGGTCATCGCTTGTGGTACAGCCTTTACCAAGCCGACCGTCTGGGTAGCCGCTGTCTCGAAGTCCTTCATTAGCCAGCGCGGCATCGCTCTTGCACTGACTATGACAGGAGGAGGTCTTGCAGCTTCAATTACGCCAATTGTTACGGCCATGCTGATCGAAGGCATTGGCTGGCGTGGAGCCTATGTCGCGCTTGGCGTGGGCCTTGCGATCTTGAATCTCCCGCTTCTGTTCCTGTTCTTTGACAAGAAGGCATCCTCTGCCAGCAGAACCAACGCGGCAGGCGGACTTGCGGGAATGGAGGCGCGGCAGGCGATAATGTCGCGGCGCTATCTCCAGCTCGCGGTCATTGCGTTTTTGATGACGGCGGCCATGACAGGTACGCAAGTCCATTTTGTTCCTCTGCTTGGCTCGCTCGGCATGCGGCAGGTGGATGCGGCTGCGGCCGCAGGAATGATTGGTCTTGGCTCGATTATCGGTCGGTTGGGTACGGGCTTCCTGCTGGACAGGTTTCATGGCCCGCAGGTAGGGTTCATCGCGTTCCTCGTGCCGGTTGGAGCATCATTGATTTTGTTGCTCCACGAAGGGAACCTGTCCCTTACCGCCACTGCTTCAGCATTCGTCTACGGAGTGGCCCTTGGAGCGGAGCTAGACATCCTGGCCTATCTAACTGGCCGATACTTCGGGCTGAAGAACTATGGTACGCTTTTTGGCGGACTGATCGCGTTGGTCGCGCTTGCCGCAGGAATAGGCCCGACCTTGGCGGGATTGCTGTTCGATTTGTCGGGCACTTATGTTGAGTTTCTCTCTTTGACGATTTTCATGTTTGTCGGTTCCGCGCTGCTTGTCGGAACGCTTGGTCGATATCCGGGGGAGTTCGGACCGAAATCTTGTGCTGTATAAGTGGCGAGTGCCATCGACTGGCAAGCAATCTGTCAAGGGTGGGCGCGAGTGGCCAAATCGATCATCGCATGAAAGGAGCAGAAAAATGAAGCTGTCTCACGAAGACCGGATCGAAATTTTGGAACTGGCGTCGCGCTACAACCATGCGGCCGATCATCGGGACGAAGAGGCTTGGGCCGACTTGTTTACCGAAGAGGGGTCCATCCAGGTTAACGGAAACTTTCTGTGCAAAGGCAAGGACGAACTCCTGGCGTACATCGTAAAGGCGAAAACCATGCCGCAGAAGCGACAGCATTGGCTCAACAACATTGTGGTTGACGAAGTAGAGCAGGACGACAGGGCACAGCTGAGGGCGTATGTCTGCTGTTACGACATCACTGATGGCGGAGTGGAAGCTCCCTATATGCT
This window encodes:
- a CDS encoding cytochrome c peroxidase, which gives rise to MRVGIAAIIGATALLATGVMATGPDWQWQDLPAGVAAPVLPADNPMSAAKVALGRRLFYDRALSRDGSMACADCHQQARGFSDGLPTHAGVTGDMGVRNVPGLANVAWRSGFTWTEAGITTLEAQAMVPMTGTRPVEMGMAGIDAELGQRLDADPCYRRLFVRAFPTAQGGATYAKVTAALGAFQRTMISFGSAHDRGALSPLARKGATQFAASGCASCHGGADFTDGKVHYVGTAAPGEIDSSAYGGKPPPPGFEPPPERFRTPSLRNVAVTGPWLHDGQSRSIEAAIRRHAAAQLVGIDMPALLAFLDSLTDRPFLENRALGRPADACPAAT
- a CDS encoding tyrosine-type recombinase/integrase, which encodes MERFEFTPRWLDNLKPASDAPQYEVADTLVGGLRVRVGSKIVPDGRYKGRAANISFILAARFPPSKQPTRRVIGQYQRAEAGMTLQMARATAATWKEAIRAGIDPMAGSAAEGDEASTNESAVEDIALSTSVTDALDLYETNKLALLERGSGVRRALDGREGILKELKNQPIRSLTRADLAQRIRDRAKVAPISANRQLSYLKTFLSWCVDEELVDSNVAETIKKPSSENERDRYHSLPELTEIWAASGKLEYPFGPLIRLLITLPMRREEVAAMKVAELTLGDDKRPQGAEWVLPGDRTKKKNALRVPLSALSRSIIKAAINDPERPKDSPFVFTTTAETSVSGFSKARKRLDDIIAQARKKVAIEEGVDAEDMPHWVLHDLRTTFNTHACERLGIDAAVADRILNHMATATRSKIMRIYNRSELYEPRKQALAAWADLLDAEVLKAKPKRSRKRQQSSAPRLNGAPLHPEASATVL
- a CDS encoding AlpA family transcriptional regulator: MILPRLKPREISHNWSRPGSIRDGAPLRVITGLRLYSRSAPHGLQIRGSFGRISRWRADLFRSCQMQSDERILRIAEVLQRTGLSRATVYRKIAKGTFPKQLPLSDNASGWHASEVSRWIANPMAYRTVAEASG
- a CDS encoding MaoC family dehydratase N-terminal domain-containing protein — protein: MTDAQKAPYALRLGRYDEGAGMVGIERERKAEIPVSAELGRLFCSSIEDGNPSYWDETFAKSTWGSLIAPPAMLFAFGQPLAWSPGTRERLPQLAILVPLPGNQIINSRHQVTYLAPLRVGSRLSIWERLDQISEEKQSHLGKGHFVTVRLIFSDESGEAIAEISNTSFRFTADQESGPAAAAVQRIEVPSSPAEDRISIPDIMFKVSKYKAALGSMVSLDQYPAHYDLEYARAIGLQAISLNTMQIMGLFARFATEWAGPDSFLIENDLHLARPAYEGLLRVSGGVISPGTVNSRDNGKLVRIRAQITDAQGARVASANLLIRAKH
- a CDS encoding tyrosine-protein phosphatase — protein: MTGVLPLAGGVNFRDIGGQPVNGGVIRRGIVFRSGRLSHLTVEDRAAVDRLGIRLVCDFRGPAEQTLEPYLWLPQGARLADWGASSSGDVTALRLGIDSTVSDAREAMFDLYRNIAERHADRYSQAIKALAAGEGPAILACTAGKDRTGAAIAIVMGLIGASQDTIVENFALSAKVFDFPGLFHKEAERAENEGRLDSPYLGLVRRVQPDALQAVLASEPDYILTCLNAIDANYGSLRSYAKRRLGLSAENVGALKRFLIE
- a CDS encoding MFS transporter, which produces MSLQATFSPLRHRAYRWLWIAVMSSSFGNIVQIMAASWMMLDMGSSVMVPFVQTAANLPAVAFGLLAGALTDSMGRRKLILVSQIFALTVAMLLLLAVTRGAVDPFVLLAFTFLLGAANVLFLPAWQTSIHELLPKEDLAAAVGLNAIIVNAARCVAPALGGMLMAIGGVRAAFLFNALSYFLLAVVLIAHPWNSPATAGSPLLRSIKEGLRYVGSDRSLVSIVAHAFVFSFNVSVYMSFLPLISRSLLGTNLDSYALALSLFGSGSVLGGLLGTRLRGVFSGALLLAGCMGAMALCTVPLSFHAIPPIIYGALFVAGFGWVLALSTLNYTLQMASLAQFVGRALSIYHLATFSGLALGSALWAWVATWIGLELTLSLSGAALIVAAFALRRSVGAIPSVAQ
- a CDS encoding MFS transporter — translated: MTVEAPAGESSRHPSGAGEWRTGWLLVLVAMIAYASATVYSFSLGLFISPLQEEFGWSRASISGGMLLSAVLTAIAAPFVGRLIDVFGSRRIAIPGITIYCVALALLATVSSWIFHWWALWLVIACGTAFTKPTVWVAAVSKSFISQRGIALALTMTGGGLAASITPIVTAMLIEGIGWRGAYVALGVGLAILNLPLLFLFFDKKASSASRTNAAGGLAGMEARQAIMSRRYLQLAVIAFLMTAAMTGTQVHFVPLLGSLGMRQVDAAAAAGMIGLGSIIGRLGTGFLLDRFHGPQVGFIAFLVPVGASLILLLHEGNLSLTATASAFVYGVALGAELDILAYLTGRYFGLKNYGTLFGGLIALVALAAGIGPTLAGLLFDLSGTYVEFLSLTIFMFVGSALLVGTLGRYPGEFGPKSCAV
- a CDS encoding nuclear transport factor 2 family protein, with amino-acid sequence MKLSHEDRIEILELASRYNHAADHRDEEAWADLFTEEGSIQVNGNFLCKGKDELLAYIVKAKTMPQKRQHWLNNIVVDEVEQDDRAQLRAYVCCYDITDGGVEAPYMLGEYCDEVVKDAGRWKFGKRRLSVIAGRSAVANLTRPK